tgtaaatattGAATGAGTGCATAGAGCAGACTAGAAATTTCTATATCTTTTGAGATTCTCGGaatcttttcttttcagaaaattatgcTTTCTGATAAAATTCGGTAATTTGTAAAccatgaaaatcaaaattttagggCGTGAAATATTTTCTGCTGCAAGAATTTTTCTCTTAATTTAAGCACAAAAGCaacacaatttcaaaaaagtgtgttttCTGGTGTTCCTTGATCTAGTGAGACCGGTTTTTGCAAAGCCTACCTTCACAACAACCATAGACTATTTTATCCGATGACACCTGGTCCCTTCTCAAACAAAAGTGATGAATATTCCCCAATACCGTTTTCCTTTCAAACATGAATAAATGAATTCCATTAATTCCCTGCTTGGCTCCAGACTGTCGCCCTTCTGCGTCTCTAAGTCTTCCTATTTCAAACACTGTCTCATTTTATATATTCTGAGTCTCTCTACTATACTATGATGTCTAGTTGGCTACTAATGACGATAACGGGGGCGCAGGGACACAAGTTGACTGTCGCCGGGTGGAAACACATCTGTGAAGATGATTGCACAATTTGGAGAGACGGAGAGTTGAAAACAATGAGTAGACAGTTAGACGGTTGATGATGGGCTGGTGAAGCTGAGAACAATTTATGAGATACCAGGCACTTTAGAGAGGCTACAGAggtagaaagaaaaaaaggtaAAGGAGTGCGCATTTACAGgctattttcaatgtttcttaTTTATAGAATCTTCTTGTGATCTATTAGTTTTTACAATATTTCAAGAAGATTAGAATCATggtaagtttttatttgtatttaagaataaacattcaaaaaaaattcgaaattttgtaattcaaattttttaaagaaaaaaaaaaatagaattcaAATTGTTGAACTCAATGagtctttaaaattttgaaaaaaatacgaaaatcatttttaaaaatttcaaaaaatgtagctacattttttatgttttcctataaagaatttgtttaaaaatttcccaaaatattGTTGTGAAATAAGAAACTGAAATATCTTCTCGATATTGTCTAACCACTACcagtttgtaaaaattattattacttCCTCAAAACCAGGGCCTTGAGTCCTGGAACGTgtgtaatttttcagctacagtaccccgtgAACACCATAGACTTTGAAATTCTCagctttcaaagtttgaacCTTCCGTTTtacatattttaatatttgacgtagtttaaacatttttccaaaatatgtgATTTCTACaataaaattcttgaaaaaatcgagacaAGAGAGACAAATAGTAATAGAGAGTAcggtagctgaaaaatttcattcgtATCAGAACCCAATTCCCAAGAAttcttatttttcgaaaatagataaaattgtataaccattttttatttcacaacaaaaaaccaCGAACCTTTCAGATAAACTTCGACGGAATAAAAAAGATCACGGAGAGACTGAAATGGAAACAAGGTAAGTCTCATTTTTGTCCAAAAGACCAATAGGGTGGGGAAATATTACAATCAACGGCGGAAATCTAGAATCGAAACTGAAATCGGATTTCTGACGGAAATAAGTATTTTACAGGAGACGAGGATGAGAATTGGGCAAAAAAGGCGATCGACAACTTGATGAAGAAGCTGATAAAGCATAACAAGCAGgcgttggaaaatttggaattcgcGTTGAGGGTTCATGTGTTTTGTGTCTTTTGAATCTTTCAATTTGATCTTAagatttcttttttatgaATAGAAATGAAATAATCTAGCAATAGACTACACATACTTTAAACtcgttaaaaatcaataaaaactacaTATATCCGATATTTCAATCGTAGAATAACCTCAAATCAATAACTATATCATTTCAGTGCCAAGGACAACAAAAAACCGAATGCGTGACAATTCCGCGGTCACTAGATGGACGACTTCAAATTTCGCATCGAAAGGTGATTTTAGTATAGAATAAGAGAATAATGGGGAGAAGAAgtaaacaaattcaaaatgaagGGGTGCCCTATTTGTTTATGAACATCAACTAGAAACAGAGACAGACTTACTTATTCGATTAATCGACCGactagattttgaaaaatgatattaaatttttaaattgtaaaattgtgTCAACTAGTcgtttgaacaatttcaaaaattgatttgatcttttttgattttatggGCAAAAGTCCACGTGTCAGTCccatttgcatttttaatttataaatttgcaTAATTTCTACAGTACATCCTAACGATATTAGAAAAAACATAGATttttctgctaattttttgatattttcacaaaaattacaCCAGCCAAAACTTAACCtagattatgaaaaatcatattaaatttatgaaatttaaaagtttaaaaaatttataaacgtTAGCTGATCTtttgttcgattttcaattttttttgaaatgaagctTCTTCGTGAAATGCTTGTTTGAACAGCTGGAGATTatcatttttcacagaaaattcaaataatccactctgagaaaaaatgttaggAACAATTCCAAATCCTATGTACTAAAAATTCAGGCACTTCCTCATGTGATATATTGCCGTGTCTATCGTTGGCCAGATCTTCAATCACATCATGAATTGAAAGCAATTGAAGATTGCCGATTCTGCTACGAATCAGGGCAAAAGGATATTTGCATTAATCCATATCATTACAAAAGAGTTCATGCAACTGGAGTACTTCCACCAGTTCTTGTACCTCGTTATTCCGAGAAACCACCACAAGAAGTGCCCCCAACTCTGGCGAAATTTCAGTTGATGGAGATGAGCGGATCAAGAATGCCGCAGAATGTCAATATGGCAAACGTTAATTTTACGtaagtgtttaaaaaatatatggtaTTACtgattgaagaaaaattgaaatatctgGTATTTATGAGATTATCgggaacaaaaaaacaaaaaagcgaagaataaaataagaaaacgaaCACAGTAGGTAAGGAACGGAACTGGAAAACGGATGGGTTGATTTTGAGAAACccgaaaacttaaaaaaaaaacggggaaatGAGGGGAAAAACAGGTAACAAAGCAGCCTAtcaactattcaaaaattctttaaattaatACATATCGAGCATTTCAGCTGCACGTTTCTTAGCATTCATCAATGGAATCATTCTCTTCAACATGAGAAGTTCTCGTGGTGGGGCAAATAGAGCTGCATTTCGAATTGATTCCATTGCTCGCTCGTAATTTTCTCTGAAAGGACTTGGATTTTTTAGTGGaactctgaaacttttttacttACTTCTTGATCATCGGCTCTGGCCCGTTAGTTCCCAAAAGATGAAGAACGTGAGCCGAGAAATTGAATGGATCAACTGCAATTGCTGCGTTGGCACTTTCAGTTGTCAATCTGAGTCGTTCAGCTTCTGGTTTGTGCACGTGGAGATCactggaaaattaattgtatTTAACGTAGAACTTAGAAGCCGAtgggaatttcaatttaaaattcgcAGGCTGGTCCCTAATGACGtgattgaacaaaaaattcgcactttttgatttttcaactttccgatagcttaaatttttgccattttccttccttttaaaagaaaattatacttcttcttttttcaacaacagaaacaaaatttatttcaaaaatcgaattttatgaGTATATTCttcgattcttttttttttttttttgaaaaaaatcgaaaagtcaaaaaaaatttttaattttcgattttttgttttattttttttttcataaaatctcGGCAACTGGTACCAGTCggcgaatttcagaaaattaaaatctaaacTTACGCAGTCTGCAAATGCCTACTTGGCACCAAATATCTCGTAGTAATCCTTGCAGCCTCTTCGAGCAACTTCTTCGAGCTCTCCTCATTATTAGTCATCATATATACTTTGGACATAAGAACCAGATTGAAATGAGTAGATCTACTCTCTGCGAGTTCTTCCATTTCTCGGATTCGTCGATGAACATCAGCGTAGTCTTCGCTGGTACACAACTTCAGGAATGTAACAATCATGGAAAGATGTGGAGTGAGAGTTCCGTTCTTTTCAGCTTCTGTGAGAAGTCTATTGGCattgttctggaaaattaaataattataaataagaaaattatgaatttaaatttactgtATCCGCCATCATTTGTTGCTCATGATTCGTCACTGCTGTATCGAGAACACATCCATTATACTGAAACCATATTTTTAgagaataaaaatgatttaatcGAATTACCACAAAAATAGATGCAAACgaataaagtttgaaaagtctTTCCTTATCGTCTTTTGGAACTGATTCcaggaatctgaaaattagaaaaaattagacaagacctggaaatattttggaaaatcaagaaaaaaaactaacttatCCAAATCTGCCATAGTATACATTAGCTCAATCTTGAGAATATCGAAAGCATCTCTCATTAGTTTTTTGCGTTCCTCATCCTCTTCTGATCCAATCAGTTCGTTAATTTTTGCTCCAACTTTATCGATATATCTCGTTGCCTCGTTAGGATCAGTACTGTAGCTTAGCATTTTTCCACGCAAGATCATTGCCGGAGGATAGCTGTTTTCCTCAGTAAGCAGATCAATCAGTTCTTcgtattttccttttttgaacttttccagTGCAAGTTGgtattgtctgaaatttataattatttttactgTATATCTAGAATTAGAGCTTACTTCTGGTCTTCACTGAGCACTTCTGGTTCGAATCTGGTGAGATCTGTTTTGAAAAGATCAAGAATATCCCAAGTATCACACCACTGCTGAATTCTGAACAAAGCTACTGGCTGTGGCTTAACATCTTCGATTTTGAGTGGTTTTCCAATGTGACAGTCGGACATCTAGAATAAAAAGTTGAGTTTCTTTAAGAAATTGTTAGGCTCTTACGGGTTCTATAGCAAGAAGCTTTCCAAAGAATTCGAAATTCGTCTTATTCAGGCTAGAATCCAAAGTGAACGCGGCAAGAAGATCTAAAAACAGGAATTGATACTTTTCTCGTAACATCTTCAGAAACTCACACGCCAGAGCATCCTGTTTCTTTCCGACGTCATTAAGTGCTTTTGCTGCTCTCAAGTATGCTTTGGTGTATTTTTTGTCTACTTTCAATGCAGCCATACAGTCGTTGAGGATATCAAAAGGGCTGTGTCCAACCTTTTCACGACAGGCTGCACGATTTTGGTAGAGCATTGCGACAATTTGATCAGAAGAGTTTGGTCCGGCCTTTTCGACTCCTTTTGTGAATGCTTCTAGTGCGGAATCGTATTGTTTCTctttaaacttcaaatttcccaaTGCTTTTATTTCCTCCAAGTCCCTTTCCAGctgaaattagttttgaaattgatatcATTGTACACTAGAAACTCACGTCTGAACCTCCAAAACTCTTATATACCAAGTATCCTACACCTGCAACTGTCGCTGCAGCTGCCACACCGATCAGCACTTTTTTCGTTTGGTCGCTGATTCCAGTCGTTTCGACCATTATATctacaaaataataaatagaTAAATGATATAAGTTAAGATTaagttagaaaaattgagaattcaaagagaatgaagaaaaattggtaaaatgatgtaaaatttcagtgataaGAAAAGTAGGCAATATTTACGATAAACAGCATGCGGTGGAATTCCGGAGTATCGTCGCAAGttgtaaataaaattggaTCCAAAATAACTTTGAGAGGGAAAAGGttacgaaaagaaaaaaaggttgaaatattatcaatatattttctaattagggatttaataaataattttctagagCCAACCAATTTCATCAATACAATCCAAATGGAATTGAGGAAATGGATACTTCTCAGAAATTCGACATTCCACCAGGAGTTCCAACATGTCTCGTGCCATTCGATAAAGTTTGGGAAGAACAATTCTGGGCAACTGTTAGCTATTATGAATTGAATACAAGAGTCGGAGAACAGGTTAAAGTGTCTTCAACAACTATAACTATCGATGGATTCACTGATCCATGCATCAATGGAAGCAAAATTAGCCTGGGACTGTTTTCGAATGTAAATCGAAATGCAACTATTGAAAATACAAGAAGACATATTGGAAACGGTAAGAGCACCCACGGCCTCGCCACGAACGAATTACTTTCAAATCAAGGCCGAGCAAAACACGCGTGCGCCTTCAAGAAGTACAGTAACCTGATTTTCGGGAGATTGGGTACCGTACTTCGGCGCATAATTTTTGCAAGACTatgactaaaaaattgaaaattttcaaactttttgtaatTCCAGGTGTCAAGCTAACCTACGTACGTAGCAATGGCTCACTCTTTGCTCAATGTGAAAGTGATTCAGCTATATTCGTACAATCTAGTAATTGTAATTATATCAATGGATTTCACTCAACAACTGTtgttaaaattgcaaataagTGTTCACTGAAGATTTTCGATATGGAGATTTTTAGACAGGTAAGCTAATTCACGTAATTGCAATGTTTGAGTCAAGAAAAGGTCTCGTCACGCACaaaataacttaaaattgCAGTCTCACAGCAATATGTGTACCTTTAAGCAGTACGGTAGCCTATTcttatactttttgaaaaaaactgggttactgtactttttaaaggtaCACACATTAAAACTGGCGAAGCCATGTTCTTGGGCAAAAAATAGTAACTGAAactattaggtctccaaataagttccgggtcaaaaatcataactttgttcactgcgtatcgatttttatgaaactgtgggaatttatgttatcaaccatgatctttcatttgacaatagtcacaaaatttttttgccgtccgaagtgccctaactcggagccaaatttttcaggcatttttcagatctcgcttcttttacGTTTTGATTTGAGGTTCGTGTGCGGATTTAGCTTTGTTTAgtacacaatgtaagaaaacaagaaaagtttggaaaaaatccgttaaaaaaaaaattttttttgtcggtcgtcaaaaaatgttcaaaaaaatttttgtccaaaattcttgatttttcatacaaaaatgatgtaaccatgtgcaaaataaatagtttgcacatggttacatcatatttgtataaaaaatcaagaattttcgacaaaaacttttttgagcattttttgacgaccgacaaaaaaatttttttttggacggatttttttctaaacttttcttgttttcttacattgtgtacTAAACAAAGctaaatccgcacacaaacctcaaatCAAAGCgtaaaagaagcgagatctgaaaaatgcctgaaaacattggctccgagttagggcacttcggacggccaaaaaattttgtgactattgtcaaatgaaagatcatggttgataacataaattcccacagtttcataaaaatcgatacgcagtgaacaaagttatgatttttgacccggaacttatttggagacctaataagaaaaactaaatttttcagcttctcgAGGACTGCAGTCGCCGTGGATTCGACGCCtcatttgatctacaaaaaatgacatttatTCGTATGTCATTTGTCAAAGGTTGGGGAGCTGAATATCAACGACAAGATGTCACTTCAACACCTTGTTGGATTGAAATTCATCTTCATGCTCCATTGGCTGTAAGTTCTgaaattcttgttttctttagaaataatacaattttcagtggCTCGACCGAGTTTTGTCTACAATGGGTCCAACTCCACGgccaatttcttcaatttcttgaatcatttttattatttttcaaataacactACCTTGTTGAATTGGAATCAGAAATagaataataaaacaaaaaaaaaacaaacaaagaCGTCCAATTTAAGTACATgctttgaagagaaaaaaggcATCTGAGGGGAATGAAGGGGGGCAAAAGTGAAACCGGGAGAagatgaattttgaaaaagaaacgaaaaatacATATCATTATACAGATAGAAACATAAAATTATGTTCTTATTCAGCTAACAAAGCCTGCATGATGATGTGGCAAGTTGCAAAGAATTCCATCGTCTGAGAACGAATTGGAGCTTCGGGTTCCGAAGATTGAGTTGAAACTTCATCAAGACTTTCCATtgagttctgaaattttaatgctTATAAAAAAGAACCAAGAacgaatatttttctataacaaaCCTCAATATCAGCCATGTAGATACTGCTGTTCAACGATGATTTCAGCGAGGCGTCCGCGTCATCAACGCGAACTTTTGGAATGTTGACAGCtgaattaatattaaaattgagtAATGAAAATGAACcacttaaaaaaatgattgaaattgtTTCGTTTTAATGAAATGAGCTTGAAGGTAGCGTCAGTgatgtcaaaatttttaattttttgaacgaactgtttttttttcaaattttttactgatcGAAACTGAGAAAATATCTAGATAAAACACtctaaactaaaattttcctggtcctgcagaaaaaaaaattcgaattttaaataatttttaaatcatttcttaatttttctatttttttttaatttaaaaaattcgaaaatatctTTCTCCAACTACAAATCAATGGTTTcgtgttttcgattttttttttgaaaattcgttttttttttactctttgggggtttttgtgaaaaatttgctactccttctttgaaaaaacaaatttttttttttgaaaattcattttaaaataattttctttcatCAAAATTAAACTTACACGGAGAAATTGGAGACATTGGAGATAGTGGAGACATTGGAACTTTCGAGCTATTTCCATTTAAATCACTTTTCGATTTGGCGAGAGTTACTGATACGGACGCAGCACGGGAACGACAACGACTCGGTGGAAcagctgaaagtttttttttaaaacaaaatattaataGCTATTTTCACTCGAAGAATACGGTACCAGGTcacgacacgacaaatttatGTCAAGTGCGAAAAGGCGTAAAGAGTACTATAATTCATTAATtgtgttttaattgttttacttTAGTATTTTGATAAAGAAATCTTTTGTTCATAGAAAATCTAtgagaaattgatgaaaaatttgcagtaacgagtttgaaattacagtactcttcaaaggcgcacTTTTCgtaatttacgaaaaattgtcgtggtgagaccaggcaccgtatttttagcccaaaaatcGTGAACTTTCGTGTTTATGTAATAAATACAAACCTTCTTCGTCTTCAGTGAGTCCTTTGAAATCGAGTAAATATCCTTTGTTATTCTCTTTTTTATCGAGAGCAAATAATTGAAGAGATACTTTCACAGGATCCGGATTAATTGGAGTCGGTTTGCTACGAACAATAATATGATACATACTGAGTACTTTCCATTCCATATCAACAgattttaaactcaaaaaaacatgtttcatgGTCTCAACTGGATCAAGACATGCACGAATTCCAAGATTCCATGTCAATttcttttgctcttttttcagTCCTTCCAAGATTTTTCGACCAACATTTGCTGAAAACTTTCCGACTACTTTTGCAACATTCCTTTCAGATTTCTCACTTTTCGTGGTGGCACCGACTGGCAACGAAGTGCTTCccattttcattgtttttccaATCTCCCAAAAATCTTCCATTGCTTTTTGAGAAGATTCATCGGCATTTCTTTTATGATTTACTTCAAGACGATATGCAATACagagaaaatgatgatgatctTCAGCAAGTAGAGCTCCAGTTACATCTTCTTCTTTCacatcaaatttctgaaaaaaaaaggtttcaggTGTTGCTgtcggttaaaaaaaaattcccatgATTTCCtgtcttttttctattttttaaaaataaattttcatcttAACTCATGGAAGTATATAATTTATAagaatttatagttttttcgtACATTTTTACTTTTCGGTTCTCGATTTCTCGATGAAAGGGGATTTTGCttcttaaaatataaaatagcttcaaattatgaaaaaaccaaaaaatgtcgaaaaatgaaaaaataaattattttttctggtggggttttctgaatttcagtttttttgtatattttaacaataaattcacttaaaaaaaataatcagaaattaTTGTAATAGTATTCTagaaccaaaaaatgtgaaagtttaatttaacttttttagaaactctcagaatattttttaaaagtcgaACCTCTGCAACACTCTGAACCACATCAATATCAACAATCGATGATTCATTTTCACATTCTGGGAACAAATAATATGGAAGATCGATACGGAACCAACTGTGATTAACAATTCGTTTTACATCAGCTCTCTTCACAGGATCAACTTGAAGCATCGTAGAAATTAGATCGGCTGCTTGTTTTTCCATGGAATATGGAACTGTGTATCGGCCACCTGtattaaaataatcaaaataaattgttttaacttttaatttctcacttttaatttttgcaaacaacGTTGGAACATTCTGATCATCAAATGGCAAAGTTCCACAAAGCATCGCATAAAGTATAACTCCACATGACCATAGATCAACTTCAGGGCCCACATAAAGTTTATTTGATATTAGTTCGGGTGCCGCGTAGTTTGGAGATCCACATGCCGTCGAGAGAAGATCACCATCTGTCATGTAGTTCGAGAGACCGAAATCAGCGATTTTAATGTTCTTGTTCGCGTCCAGAAGAAGATTTTCGGGCTtctaaaattgatatattgttcttaacgatttttaaacaaattatcCGACTGAGAGTTTTcctttttacaagtttttggaTTCAATGGTtccgagatattttgatttttagagactttaaattttgaactatgGCAAACAATGTTGACCGAAAATAGTGCGAGTAAACATATAAACGCTGCCCATCGTGTTTttctagttgttttttttttaatatttgaacaaGGATTATTTGTGAgtacatattttttgattcacaAAAGGAAATAATATAAAACATACCAAGTCTCTATGCACAATCATATGATTATGACAATAACTGACTCCAGAAATAATTTGTTGAAAGTATCGTCGACTTTCTCTGATTGGAAGAGCACCTTTTCTAGTTATATAACTGAAAAGTTCTCCACCAGAAACTAGTTCCATGACCAAAAATATGTCCGAAGGAGTACTGATAACACGGAAGAGACGTGTGATATGTGGATGTGTGAGTTTCTGAAGATTATCAATCTCATTTCGAGTTTTGTTAACTGTTCC
The nucleotide sequence above comes from Caenorhabditis elegans chromosome III. Encoded proteins:
- the tomm-70 gene encoding Mitochondrial import receptor subunit tomm-70 (Confirmed by transcript evidence), which translates into the protein MVETTGISDQTKKVLIGVAAAATVAGVGYLVYKSFGGSDLERDLEEIKALGNLKFKEKQYDSALEAFTKGVEKAGPNSSDQIVAMLYQNRAACREKVGHSPFDILNDCMAALKVDKKYTKAYLRAAKALNDVGKKQDALAYLLAAFTLDSSLNKTNFEFFGKLLAIEPMSDCHIGKPLKIEDVKPQPVALFRIQQWCDTWDILDLFKTDLTRFEPEVLSEDQKQYQLALEKFKKGKYEELIDLLTEENSYPPAMILRGKMLSYSTDPNEATRYIDKVGAKINELIGSEEDEERKKLMRDAFDILKIELMYTMADLDKFLESVPKDDKERLFKLYSFASIFVYNGCVLDTAVTNHEQQMMADTNNANRLLTEAEKNGTLTPHLSMIVTFLKLCTSEDYADVHRRIREMEELAESRSTHFNLVLMSKVYMMTNNEESSKKLLEEAARITTRYLVPSRHLQTADLHVHKPEAERLRLTTESANAAIAVDPFNFSAHVLHLLGTNGPEPMIKKENYERAMESIRNAALFAPPRELLMLKRMIPLMNAKKRAAEMLDMY
- the aak-1 gene encoding 5'-AMP-activated protein kinase catalytic subunit alpha-1 (Confirmed by transcript evidence), encoding MTDGDLLSTACGSPNYAAPELISNKLYVGPEVDLWSCGVILYAMLCGTLPFDDQNVPTLFAKIKSGRYTVPYSMEKQAADLISTMLQVDPVKRADVKRIVNHSWFRIDLPYYLFPECENESSIVDIDVVQSVAEKFDVKEEDVTGALLAEDHHHFLCIAYRLEVNHKRNADESSQKAMEDFWEIGKTMKMGSTSLPVGATTKTNVGRKILEGLKKEQKKLTWNLGIRACLDPVETMKHVFLSLKSVDMEWKVLSMYHIIVRSKPTPINPDPVKVSLQLFALDKKENNKGYLLDFKGLTEDEEAVPPSRCRSRAASVSVTLAKSKSDLNGNSSKVPMSPLSPMSPISPSVNIPKVRVDDADASLKSSLNSSIYMADIENSMESLDEVSTQSSEPEAPIRSQTMEFFATCHIIMQALLAE
- the sma-2 gene encoding Dwarfin sma-2 (Confirmed by transcript evidence); translated protein: MINFDGIKKITERLKWKQGDEDENWAKKAIDNLMKKLIKHNKQALENLEFALRCQGQQKTECVTIPRSLDGRLQISHRKALPHVIYCRVYRWPDLQSHHELKAIEDCRFCYESGQKDICINPYHYKRVHATGVLPPVLVPRYSEKPPQEVPPTLAKFQLMEMSGSRMPQNVNMANVNFTANQFHQYNPNGIEEMDTSQKFDIPPGVPTCLVPFDKVWEEQFWATVSYYELNTRVGEQVKVSSTTITIDGFTDPCINGSKISLGLFSNVNRNATIENTRRHIGNGVKLTYVRSNGSLFAQCESDSAIFVQSSNCNYINGFHSTTVVKIANKCSLKIFDMEIFRQLLEDCSRRGFDASFDLQKMTFIRMSFVKGWGAEYQRQDVTSTPCWIEIHLHAPLAWLDRVLSTMGPTPRPISSIS
- the aak-1 gene encoding 5'-AMP-activated protein kinase catalytic subunit alpha-1 (Confirmed by transcript evidence) — encoded protein: MPPSGRFDRTIALAGTGHLKIGNFVIKETIGKGAFGAVKRGTHIQTGYDVAIKILNRGRMKGLGTVNKTRNEIDNLQKLTHPHITRLFRVISTPSDIFLVMELVSGGELFSYITRKGALPIRESRRYFQQIISGVSYCHNHMIVHRDLKPENLLLDANKNIKIADFGLSNYMTDGDLLSTACGSPNYAAPELISNKLYVGPEVDLWSCGVILYAMLCGTLPFDDQNVPTLFAKIKSGRYTVPYSMEKQAADLISTMLQVDPVKRADVKRIVNHSWFRIDLPYYLFPECENESSIVDIDVVQSVAEKFDVKEEDVTGALLAEDHHHFLCIAYRLEVNHKRNADESSQKAMEDFWEIGKTMKMGSTSLPVGATTKTNVGRKILEGLKKEQKKLTWNLGIRACLDPVETMKHVFLSLKSVDMEWKVLSMYHIIVRSKPTPINPDPVKVSLQLFALDKKENNKGYLLDFKGLTEDEEAVPPSRCRSRAASVSVTLAKSKSDLNGNSSKVPMSPLSPMSPISPSVNIPKVRVDDADASLKSSLNSSIYMADIENSMESLDEVSTQSSEPEAPIRSQTMEFFATCHIIMQALLAE
- the sma-2 gene encoding MH2 domain-containing protein (Partially confirmed by transcript evidence), which produces MRWNSGVSSQVVNKIGSKITLRGKRANQFHQYNPNGIEEMDTSQKFDIPPGVPTCLVPFDKVWEEQFWATVSYYELNTRVGEQVKVSSTTITIDGFTDPCINGSKISLGLFSNVNRNATIENTRRHIGNGVKLTYVRSNGSLFAQCESDSAIFVQSSNCNYINGFHSTTVVKIANKCSLKIFDMEIFRQLLEDCSRRGFDASFDLQKMTFIRMSFVKGWGAEYQRQDVTSTPCWIEIHLHAPLAWLDRVLSTMGPTPRPISSIS